In the Mytilus trossulus isolate FHL-02 chromosome 1, PNRI_Mtr1.1.1.hap1, whole genome shotgun sequence genome, one interval contains:
- the LOC134693427 gene encoding uncharacterized protein LOC134693427: MMIEQWKILGYKAVPSQPSSTSLPQQWDKPRGPKIKAEPVSQMVISRPMNLTRKRKPVIATFIDNRKIEVCAEDIIHLKQLKLSPISYLVEELGSSRTLDTPVGPQLLGSPLSYHKPLMTPIFQPREENSDICGDIVFPKPLPQCIDMSAMDQMKTEWIASNITKTEAITIEKETRKQSDSTAWFQHRENRITASNFGAVMLRKRDINDKFLKNTFQRKQFTSLATSYGTSNETIAKQMYIKQSGNHIHDIGLVVQPDLPFIGSTPDAVVCDKTETGIVEIKCPYSVRNMTLKEACDERADFFLKPNASGDSFTLIQDHKHWFQVQGQLLTTGAPFCDFVTYTKQDIGIERIYPHEITMKALVDKLSKFYIQHFKPYMKK, translated from the exons ATGATGATAGAGCAATGGAAAATCCTTGGGTATAAAGCTGTTCCATCTCAGCCATCATCTACAAGTCTACCACAGCAGTGGGACAAGCCaagaggaccaaaaattaaggcAGAGCCTGTGTCCCAAATGGTTATTTCAAGGCCAATGAATTTAACTAGAAAAAGAAAACCTGTAATTGCCACATTTATTGACAATAG aaaaattgaaGTCTGTGCTGAGGATATCATCCACCTGAAGCAGCTTAAACTGAGCCCAATATCGTACCTGGTTGAGGAACTGGGATCCAGCAGAACCTTAGACACACCAGTAGGACCCCAATTACTTGGATCACCTCTCAGTTATCAT AAACCATTAATGACACCGATATTCCAACCAAGAGAGGAAAATTCCGACATATGTGGGGATATTGTGTTTCCAAAACCACTACCGCAATGCATAGATATGTCAGCAATGGACCAAATGAAGACTGAATGGATTGCTTCAAATATCACCAAAACAGAAGCCATTACTATAGAAAAGGAAACAAGAAAACAGTCAGATTCAACAGCATGGTTTCAACATAGAGAAAACCGCATTACAGCTTCAAACTTTGGTGCTGTAATGTTAAGAAAGAGAGACATTaatgataaatttttgaaaaatacttttcaaagaaaacaattcACATCACTAGCAACCTCATATGGAACATCAAATGAAACTATTGCTAAGCAAATGTATATTAAACAATCAGGAAATCATATTCATGATATAGGACTTGTTGTTCAACCAGATCTTCCTTTTATTGGTTCAACCCCAGATGCAGTCGTATGTGACAAAACTGAAACTGGAATTGTCGAAATTAAATGCCCATATtcagtaaggaatatgacattgAAGGAAGCGTGTGATGAAAGAGCTGATTTCTTTTTGAAGCCAAATGCCAGTGGTGATTCTTTCACATTAATTCAGGATCATAAACACTGGTTTCAAGTGCAAGGACAACTTTTAACCACAGGTGCACCTTTTTGTGACTTTGTTACATATACAAAACAGGACATTGGCATAGAAAGAATCTACCCTCATGAAATCACCATGAAAGCCTTAGTTGATAAactgtcaaaattttatatacaacATTTCAAGCCATACATGAAAAAgtga
- the LOC134693415 gene encoding uncharacterized protein LOC134693415 isoform X2 produces the protein MPALSHDKITPCRKRPTQRAYTTHTFSAPTCKKRLIDTDMSCALTQGELVQGPLDSLAEKNIDVSDVENIDPIEDKSFYGVDPLDMLAMAAENKALTENYAKLVLENVNLQQQLSSCIKKKKEKSIIIEKSFGCEKLNSKEYQYYTGFSKDRFEDILKFLVPREGEDIIKWTKAISGSKQLSTKDQLLLVMIKLRQNFDFSHIANLFNLSTQDCSVIFLNWINYMFHRLGSLVIWPHRDQIIEHMPPTFKQDFPNSLVIIDGTEVKIQKPSSLHRQSQCYSDYKSCTTLKGLVGVDPRGSIIFSSMLFAGSISDKEITKESGFYRLLKDLTSSGKVNVGDGVMADKGFTIEKELKEIGLQLNIPPFASSGSQMKSADVNETIKIAKHRVHVERAIARVKQFKILSGRINLSLFSSVNQIWLTCCLLTNFMPFLIQDKQ, from the exons ATGCCTGCCCtgtcacatgacaaaataacACCTTGTAGAAAACGTCCAACTCAGAGAGCTTATACTACACATACATTTAGTGCACCAACCTGTAAGAAAAGGCTGATCGACACAGATATGTCATGTGCATT aactCAAGGTGAATTGGTACAAGGACCTTTAGATTCATTGGCAGAAAAGAATATTGATGTGTCAGATGTAGAAAACATAGATCCAATTGAAGATAAAAGTTTCTATG gtgtAGACCCTCTGGACATGTTAGCTATGGCTGCAGAAAACAAAGCACTGACTGAAAACTATGCCAAGCTTGTGCtagaaaatgtaaatttgcAGCAACAACTTTCaagttgtataaaaaagaaaaaagaaaaaagtattataatagAAAAATCCTTTGGTTGTGAAAAGTTAAATAGTAAAGAGTACCAGTACTACACAGGATTTTCCAAAGATCGGTTTGaagatatattaaaatttctggTGCCTAGAGAGGGAGAGGACATTATAAAATGGACAAAAGCTATAAGTGGATCTAAGCAGTTAAGTACCAAAGACCAACTGCTTTTGGTGATGATCAAATTGAGACAAAACTTTGACTTTTCACACATtgcaaatttattcaatttatcaaCACAGGATTGCAGTGTCATATTTTTGAACTGGATAAATTATATGTTTCACAGACTAGGTTCACTTGTCATTTGGCCACATAGAGATCAAATCATTGAACATATGCCACCAACTTTTAAACAGGACTTCCCAAATAGTTTGGTCATTATTGATGGCACAGAAGTTAAAATTCAGAAACCCAGTTCATTACATCGTCAAAGTCAGTGTTATTCTGATTACAAATCATGCACAACATTAAAAGGTCTTGTGGGTGTTGACCCAAGAGGATCAATAATCTTTTCATCAATGTTATTTGCTGGTTCAATATCTGACAAGGAAATCACCAAGGAGAGTGGATTTTATCGCTTACTGAAGGATTTAACCAGTAGTGGAAAAGTGAATGTAGGGGATGGAGTAATGGCAGACAAAGGTTTTACGATTGAAAAAGAATTGAAAGAAATTGGTCTGCAACTTAATATACCACCTTTTGCTTCAAGTGGATCGCAGATGAAATCTGCAGATGTAAACGAGACAATCAAAATAGCTAAACACCGTGTTCATGTTGAGAGGGCCATTGCACGtgtgaaacaatttaaaattttatctgGAAGGATAAATCTATCTTTATTCAGTTCAGTGAATCAAATTTGGCTTACATGTTGCTTATTAACAAATTTCATGCCATTCTTGATCCAAGATAAACAATGa